Proteins encoded by one window of Rubidibacter lacunae KORDI 51-2:
- a CDS encoding type I glyceraldehyde-3-phosphate dehydrogenase has product MVRVAINGFGRIGRNFLRCWLTRENSQLELVGINDTSDPKTNAHLLKYDSMLGTLDADIGADEDSLIVNGKTVKCYSDRNPLNLPWDSWGIDLVIESTGVFNSEEKASQHIAAGAKKVLLTAPSKGGNVGTFVVGVNDGDYAHDRFNVVSNASCTTNCLAPVVKVLNDNFGIVKGTMTTTHSYTGDQRILDASHRDLRRARAAAMNIVPTSTGAAKAVALVIPELRGKLNGIAMRVPTPNVSVVDFVAQVEKGTIAEQVNEAMKTAAEGPLQGVLEYSDLPLVSSDYRGRDASSILDASLTMVMGGDLVKVVAWYDNEWGYSQRVVDLAEVVAKHWPQ; this is encoded by the coding sequence GTGGTAAGAGTGGCAATTAACGGTTTCGGACGCATCGGCCGCAACTTCTTGCGGTGTTGGCTGACTCGAGAGAACAGCCAGCTAGAACTTGTTGGGATCAACGATACCTCCGATCCCAAGACCAATGCTCACCTGCTCAAGTACGACTCCATGTTGGGGACGTTGGATGCAGATATTGGAGCAGATGAGGATTCCTTGATCGTTAACGGCAAAACCGTCAAGTGTTACTCGGATCGCAATCCACTCAATTTGCCTTGGGACTCCTGGGGTATCGACCTCGTGATCGAGTCCACGGGGGTGTTTAACTCCGAAGAAAAGGCTTCTCAGCATATTGCTGCTGGTGCGAAGAAAGTCTTACTGACCGCACCTTCCAAAGGCGGAAATGTTGGGACGTTTGTGGTCGGCGTGAACGATGGCGACTACGCGCACGATCGCTTCAACGTTGTGAGTAACGCCAGTTGCACGACCAACTGCCTTGCCCCGGTCGTGAAGGTGCTGAACGACAATTTCGGCATTGTCAAGGGCACCATGACCACGACCCACAGCTACACGGGCGACCAGCGCATCCTCGATGCCAGTCACCGCGACCTGCGTCGAGCGCGGGCCGCTGCCATGAATATTGTGCCGACGAGTACGGGTGCAGCGAAAGCCGTAGCGTTGGTGATTCCCGAGCTGCGAGGCAAGCTCAATGGCATTGCCATGCGCGTCCCGACCCCAAACGTGTCAGTGGTGGACTTCGTGGCACAAGTTGAGAAGGGAACGATTGCCGAGCAAGTGAACGAGGCGATGAAGACTGCTGCTGAAGGTCCGCTTCAAGGCGTATTGGAGTATAGCGACCTGCCATTGGTTTCCAGCGACTACCGCGGTCGCGATGCGTCGTCAATTCTCGACGCCAGTCTAACGATGGTGATGGGCGGCGATCTAGTTAAGGTCGTTGCTTGGTATGACAACGAGTGGGGTTACTCGCAGCGTGTTGTCGATCTCGCCGAGGTCGTTGCCAAGCACTGGCCGCAGTAG
- the ald gene encoding alanine dehydrogenase, which translates to MDIGVPKEIKDQEYRVGLSPSSVRALCERGHRVSVQTNAGAGAGFEDADYERAGAAIASAADVWDRELVVKVKEPLPEEYDRLQPQQLLFTFLHLAADRGLTAALMASGVTAVAYETVELPSGKLPLLMPMSVIAGRLAVQFGAHFLERAQGGRGVLLGGVPGVAPGQVVVLGGGTVGTEAARIALGLGARVQILDVNIERLSELETLFGSRAELLYSTSAQLEAVLPAADLVVGAVLAPGKRPPTLLTRDRVRLMPPGTAIVDVAVDQGGCVENLRLTSHSHPTYREDDVLHCGVPNLPGAVPRTATQALNNSTLPYVLRLAQHGYEALKLDLALGKGLNVREGRLVHPAVKETFPDL; encoded by the coding sequence ATGGACATTGGCGTACCTAAGGAAATAAAAGACCAAGAATATCGCGTCGGGCTGAGTCCCAGTAGCGTGCGAGCGCTTTGCGAGCGCGGCCACCGCGTATCTGTACAGACTAATGCCGGCGCCGGCGCGGGTTTTGAGGATGCGGATTACGAGCGCGCTGGAGCGGCGATCGCTTCGGCGGCAGATGTTTGGGACCGCGAACTTGTAGTCAAAGTTAAGGAGCCGCTGCCGGAGGAGTACGACCGGCTGCAACCCCAGCAACTGTTGTTTACATTTCTGCACCTTGCTGCCGACCGCGGCTTGACGGCTGCGCTGATGGCGTCGGGTGTGACGGCAGTCGCCTACGAAACGGTGGAGCTGCCGAGTGGTAAGCTCCCCCTGCTAATGCCAATGAGCGTGATTGCCGGCCGATTGGCGGTACAGTTTGGCGCGCATTTCCTGGAGCGAGCGCAAGGGGGACGGGGCGTATTGCTTGGCGGTGTGCCGGGCGTTGCGCCAGGGCAAGTTGTGGTGCTCGGCGGTGGCACGGTCGGGACGGAAGCAGCACGGATCGCGCTCGGGCTGGGCGCTCGAGTACAAATCCTCGACGTCAACATCGAGCGCTTATCTGAGTTGGAAACCCTGTTCGGGTCGCGAGCAGAGTTGCTGTATAGTACCTCGGCACAGCTCGAAGCCGTTCTTCCGGCAGCGGACTTGGTCGTCGGAGCCGTGCTTGCTCCTGGCAAGCGTCCGCCCACGCTTCTAACCCGCGATCGCGTTCGCCTGATGCCGCCAGGTACAGCAATCGTCGACGTGGCAGTCGATCAAGGTGGCTGCGTTGAGAACCTGCGTCTCACATCGCACTCGCATCCCACCTACCGCGAAGACGACGTGTTGCATTGCGGCGTCCCCAATTTACCTGGAGCTGTTCCCCGCACGGCAACGCAGGCGCTCAATAACAGCACGCTGCCGTATGTGCTGAGGCTGGCGCAACATGGTTATGAAGCGCTGAAACTCGATCTAGCGCTTGGGAAAGGTCTCAACGTACGGGAAGGTCGCCTCGTGCATCCCGCCGTAAAGGAAACGTTCCCAGACCTGTAA
- a CDS encoding YbaB/EbfC family nucleoid-associated protein: MAGRGFGFGGFGNILNKARQVQQGAQKLQEELEQMEIEGQSEDGSVKVVLSGNQEPRRVEISPEALERGADALSEMVTAAMQDAYVKSTETMKGRMEELTSGLQLPGL, encoded by the coding sequence ATGGCAGGACGAGGATTTGGCTTTGGCGGCTTTGGTAACATTCTGAACAAAGCTCGCCAAGTGCAGCAAGGCGCGCAGAAGCTCCAGGAAGAGTTGGAGCAAATGGAGATCGAAGGCCAAAGCGAAGACGGTTCCGTCAAAGTCGTGCTGAGTGGCAACCAAGAACCCCGACGCGTGGAAATCTCTCCAGAAGCGCTCGAGCGCGGTGCCGATGCCCTTTCAGAGATGGTGACGGCAGCGATGCAAGACGCCTACGTTAAGTCCACCGAGACAATGAAAGGCCGCATGGAGGAACTGACCAGCGGCTTGCAATTGCCAGGACTTTAG
- a CDS encoding YkvA family protein, with amino-acid sequence MDSGKSAKLLALEAATSEPQAAAEEGFKAASFLKKVRRVAGYVPFTRDAMAMYYCALDARTPAYAKGVAAAALAYFVLPTDAVPDFIVGMGFTDDASAIAAALGAIGAHINEDHHNRAERFFVEEATTPLEHPD; translated from the coding sequence ATGGATAGCGGCAAATCGGCGAAGCTCCTTGCATTGGAGGCAGCTACTTCGGAGCCGCAGGCTGCAGCTGAAGAGGGTTTCAAAGCCGCCAGCTTTCTTAAGAAAGTTCGGCGTGTTGCCGGTTATGTCCCCTTTACGCGCGACGCCATGGCAATGTACTACTGCGCGCTCGACGCGCGCACCCCGGCTTATGCAAAGGGAGTGGCTGCGGCGGCGCTGGCGTATTTCGTGTTACCGACAGATGCTGTTCCCGACTTTATCGTTGGCATGGGTTTCACCGATGATGCCAGCGCGATCGCGGCAGCCTTGGGGGCGATAGGCGCTCACATCAACGAAGATCACCACAATCGAGCCGAACGGTTCTTTGTTGAGGAGGCAACGACACCTCTGGAACACCCCGACTGA
- the radC gene encoding RadC family protein — protein MSYSVRIADLPTHERPRERLLDVGAANLATAELLAILLGTGQGRGKLSAVGLGQYVLSELSRHQREPLDVLRDVTPAELMSIPGIGPAKATTILAAVELGKRSFRSRLEVRALVDSPQAAASALSADLMWQSRERFALLLLDETNRLRGTQVLTVGTDTATLSSPRDIFRTAIVQRATRTIVAHNHPTGNLEPSTNDLYLTRQLLQGAQLLELPLLDHLILGNGDFRSLRETTDLWQQFPQGDMG, from the coding sequence ATGAGTTATAGTGTGCGGATTGCTGATTTGCCGACTCACGAGCGCCCGCGCGAGCGCTTGCTGGACGTCGGTGCGGCAAATTTGGCAACGGCAGAGTTGCTGGCAATTTTGTTGGGAACGGGGCAGGGTCGGGGCAAGTTATCAGCCGTCGGGTTAGGGCAGTACGTCCTCAGCGAACTCAGCCGGCACCAGCGCGAACCATTAGACGTGCTTCGCGACGTAACGCCAGCGGAGCTGATGAGCATTCCGGGAATCGGACCGGCGAAGGCAACGACGATCCTGGCAGCAGTGGAATTGGGTAAGCGTTCGTTTCGCTCGCGCCTCGAGGTGCGAGCACTTGTCGATAGCCCGCAAGCAGCGGCCTCGGCACTGAGTGCGGATTTGATGTGGCAGTCGCGCGAGCGTTTCGCCCTACTCCTGTTAGATGAAACCAACCGGTTGCGGGGTACGCAGGTGCTGACCGTGGGCACGGATACGGCAACGCTTTCCAGCCCGCGCGATATTTTCCGCACGGCGATCGTGCAACGTGCCACGCGCACGATCGTGGCACACAACCACCCGACAGGCAATTTAGAGCCCAGCACCAATGACTTGTATTTAACCCGTCAGCTCTTGCAGGGCGCGCAATTACTCGAGTTGCCGTTGCTGGACCATCTCATTCTGGGCAACGGAGATTTCCGCAGCCTGCGCGAAACAACCGATCTCTGGCAGCAGTTTCCCCAAGGCGACATGGGATAA
- the murB gene encoding UDP-N-acetylmuramate dehydrogenase, translating into MPDFLPGTQCPLRSRVDLAEFTSYRVGGPAAWFVAPRTSLELQASVDWARQRGEPLTVLGAGSNLLVSDRGVHGLTVATRYLRSLEIEREPGRLTAAAGMPLATAAWKAAKRGWSGLEWAVGIPGTVGGAVVMNAGAHRACLAGVLSEALVLAPNGRVERVTPADLEFGYRTSKLQSDSRLVLQATLQLQPDCDREVVLAGSRANLNHRRATQPYHLPSCGSVFRNPELNSAGWLIEQLGLKGHRIGAAEVAHRHANFIVNCGGATAGDIYHLIRHVQDAVERHWSVMLHPEVKLIGEF; encoded by the coding sequence ATGCCCGATTTCCTACCCGGAACCCAATGCCCGCTGCGATCGCGCGTGGACCTCGCCGAGTTTACCTCATACCGAGTAGGCGGTCCGGCAGCATGGTTTGTTGCGCCGCGAACCTCACTGGAGCTGCAAGCGAGCGTTGATTGGGCTCGACAACGGGGCGAGCCGCTTACCGTTCTAGGAGCAGGCTCGAATTTACTTGTCAGCGATCGCGGCGTACACGGACTGACTGTGGCAACGCGTTATTTGCGCTCGTTGGAGATTGAGAGGGAGCCGGGACGGCTGACAGCGGCGGCTGGTATGCCGCTTGCGACGGCTGCATGGAAAGCTGCCAAGCGCGGCTGGAGCGGGTTGGAGTGGGCAGTTGGCATTCCCGGGACGGTGGGCGGTGCAGTGGTCATGAATGCAGGCGCGCATCGTGCTTGCCTGGCAGGAGTTTTATCCGAAGCGTTGGTCCTGGCACCAAACGGGCGCGTGGAACGCGTGACGCCAGCAGATCTAGAATTCGGCTACCGAACCTCGAAGTTGCAAAGCGACTCGCGCTTGGTCTTGCAAGCAACGCTGCAATTGCAGCCCGATTGCGATCGCGAGGTAGTGCTTGCAGGGAGTCGGGCAAATCTTAACCACCGCCGGGCAACGCAGCCTTATCACCTGCCGAGCTGCGGCAGTGTATTTCGCAACCCCGAGCTCAATTCGGCTGGCTGGCTGATCGAGCAGCTCGGGCTTAAAGGCCATCGTATCGGTGCCGCCGAAGTGGCGCACCGACACGCCAATTTCATTGTTAATTGCGGTGGAGCAACGGCTGGGGATATCTATCACCTCATCCGACACGTACAGGATGCTGTTGAGCGACACTGGAGTGTCATGTTGCATCCCGAAGTTAAGTTGATAGGCGAGTTTTAG
- the smc gene encoding chromosome segregation protein SMC gives MVHIKRLELSHFKSFGSTTQIPFLPGFTVVSGPNGSGKSNILDALLFALGLASSRGMRAERLPDLINHDRSGKGRRTQETTVTVWFDLSDAEDLEGVEVVEIDPDPNRNDGHLVASNTGHANGNGNSNNHRHTNEGSDSNGHTHENGHSSNREALANNSHPNNGHANNEDAGARAHGLAGGNGDRPEIEWSVTRRLRVTKEGNYASTYSINGRTCTQAELHEQMQRLRIYPEGYNVVLQGDVTRIITMSSRERRTIIDELAGVAEYDRKIERAKETLEAVRDREERCHIIEQELARARDRAAAESRKAEQYRQLKQQIEHQQQWELVLAWQALQQQETQLHQKIAAGEAQAERLAEKIRDATGEIQAATETLERLNARVKALGEDEQLAIASELAKREASLEQLQARASELVAAKHANAAAADRTRTEIAQNEQAIERLGHERAALERTRLALSGERERAAAALAESKARADELASASETWMQQHAALSREAAALQAELEPLRAERARLQERATQLQGKLTEQDEQLTTLVPELGDKQAEIARLEAAAADTEQEIGDCAERLAAAERERRLQQDTQARLQREQRDKQRQLDKLEAALQTQREMQGTYATQAILQADIPGVCGLVAQLGEVAPRFQVALETAAGGRLACIVVEDDGVAAAGIEILKRERAGRATFLPLNKIHQPRFSAVRAIESATGFVDYAVNLVDCDSRFDAIFSYVFGSTAVFETLTSARSHLGRTRIVTLDGELLEASGAMSGGSRSMRSTGLHFGKTSAQESREIADLKRRLEEIDRVYSASVVRLQQAEALCQQLAHALGSARQIRQEQVWQLQQLRQDCDRLDAQQQQLVPQRDRSRAERTDVTARLEAIAATLPPQEADLERRNRELTALERAHSHTEWQTLQGQIRAGEARLQEREQALYSADQQIQARHTATEHQQEKLQEARDRLTNQQQQQQHLQQQQVTLQHQQSELQEQIAQTQADLKRLSQELWTAKQERDRAEAALATVQQRERQLTWEREKCLETLDAHRAARVGLGEQLQARAAELPDPLPEVPPIADAAGTAIATENVPARLAALQEQIRSNQKHLQAMEPVNMLAIEDFERTQARLDELSGKLATLEAERTELLLRIETFTTRRQHAFQEAFDAVNANFQTIFAALSDGDGYLQIEESEDSSRAGLTLVAHPKGKPVRRLHSMSGGEKSLTALSFIFALQRYRPSPFYAFDEVDMFLDGANVERLAKMMRHQAQQAQFIVVSLRRPTIESANRTIGVTQARGAHTQVLGLKL, from the coding sequence ATGGTCCATATCAAGCGCCTGGAGCTTTCGCACTTCAAATCCTTTGGCAGCACGACGCAGATTCCATTCTTGCCGGGATTTACAGTGGTTTCGGGACCGAATGGTTCGGGAAAGTCGAATATTCTCGACGCCTTGTTATTTGCCCTGGGATTGGCGAGTTCCCGGGGAATGAGAGCCGAACGCCTGCCCGATTTGATCAATCACGATCGCAGTGGGAAAGGCCGCCGCACCCAAGAAACCACCGTGACAGTGTGGTTCGATCTTTCGGATGCCGAGGATCTTGAGGGTGTGGAGGTAGTTGAAATCGATCCCGATCCCAACAGGAATGACGGGCACCTCGTTGCTAGTAATACTGGGCACGCCAATGGCAATGGCAATAGCAACAACCACAGACATACCAACGAAGGCTCTGACAGCAACGGGCACACCCATGAGAACGGGCACAGCAGCAATCGCGAGGCGCTTGCGAACAACAGTCACCCAAACAACGGACATGCCAACAACGAGGATGCTGGCGCTCGCGCCCACGGGTTAGCCGGCGGGAACGGCGATCGCCCCGAAATTGAATGGAGTGTGACTCGGCGCTTGCGAGTTACCAAGGAAGGAAATTACGCCTCGACTTACTCCATCAACGGTCGCACCTGCACTCAAGCTGAGCTGCACGAACAAATGCAGCGGCTGCGGATTTATCCCGAGGGATATAACGTCGTGCTGCAGGGGGACGTAACCCGCATCATTACCATGAGCTCCCGCGAGCGCCGGACGATCATCGACGAGCTTGCCGGCGTTGCCGAGTACGATCGCAAGATCGAGCGTGCCAAGGAGACACTTGAAGCCGTCCGCGATCGCGAAGAGCGCTGTCACATCATCGAGCAGGAGCTGGCGCGCGCGCGCGATCGCGCCGCGGCGGAAAGTCGCAAAGCCGAACAATATCGCCAGCTCAAGCAACAGATCGAACATCAGCAGCAGTGGGAACTCGTGCTCGCCTGGCAAGCGCTGCAGCAGCAGGAAACCCAGCTCCACCAGAAAATTGCTGCCGGCGAAGCCCAAGCCGAGCGCCTTGCCGAAAAGATCCGAGATGCCACTGGCGAAATTCAAGCCGCGACTGAAACACTGGAGCGTCTGAACGCACGCGTCAAAGCCCTCGGCGAAGACGAACAACTCGCGATTGCCTCCGAGCTCGCCAAGCGTGAAGCCTCTTTGGAGCAGCTGCAGGCGCGCGCGTCCGAACTCGTTGCCGCCAAGCACGCAAATGCTGCTGCTGCCGACCGCACGCGCACCGAGATTGCCCAGAACGAACAGGCAATTGAACGTCTCGGTCACGAGCGTGCCGCACTCGAGCGCACGCGCCTTGCTTTGAGCGGCGAACGCGAGCGCGCTGCAGCGGCACTGGCCGAAAGCAAAGCCCGCGCCGACGAGCTTGCCTCGGCTTCCGAGACCTGGATGCAGCAGCACGCCGCTCTCAGCCGCGAGGCGGCTGCATTGCAAGCAGAACTAGAACCTCTGCGTGCCGAGCGTGCCCGCTTGCAGGAACGCGCCACCCAGTTGCAGGGCAAGTTAACCGAGCAAGACGAACAGCTAACCACCCTCGTACCAGAATTGGGCGATAAGCAAGCCGAGATCGCGCGTCTGGAAGCTGCCGCTGCCGATACTGAGCAAGAGATCGGAGATTGCGCCGAACGCCTCGCCGCTGCCGAACGCGAGCGCCGCCTCCAGCAAGACACCCAAGCGCGCCTCCAGCGAGAGCAACGCGACAAGCAGCGCCAGCTCGACAAACTCGAAGCTGCCCTCCAAACCCAGCGCGAGATGCAGGGTACCTATGCGACCCAGGCAATTTTGCAAGCCGACATTCCCGGCGTATGCGGTCTGGTCGCCCAACTCGGGGAAGTCGCGCCGCGCTTTCAGGTGGCCTTAGAAACTGCTGCTGGCGGCCGCTTGGCTTGCATTGTGGTGGAAGACGACGGCGTTGCCGCTGCCGGCATCGAGATTCTCAAACGCGAGCGTGCCGGTCGCGCAACCTTTTTGCCGCTCAACAAGATCCACCAACCCCGGTTTTCCGCCGTCCGCGCGATCGAGTCCGCAACGGGTTTCGTTGATTACGCCGTCAATTTGGTCGATTGCGACTCGCGCTTCGACGCGATCTTCAGCTACGTCTTCGGCAGCACGGCGGTGTTCGAAACCCTAACCTCCGCCCGGTCGCACCTCGGACGCACGCGCATCGTCACCCTCGACGGCGAACTGCTTGAAGCGAGTGGTGCCATGAGCGGCGGCAGTCGCTCAATGCGCTCGACCGGACTGCATTTTGGCAAAACCTCGGCTCAGGAGTCGCGCGAAATTGCCGATCTCAAGCGCCGTCTGGAGGAAATCGATCGCGTCTACTCCGCCTCGGTAGTTCGCTTGCAGCAGGCCGAAGCCCTCTGCCAGCAACTTGCCCACGCCCTGGGGAGCGCCCGCCAAATCCGCCAAGAGCAAGTCTGGCAGCTCCAGCAATTGCGTCAGGACTGCGATCGCCTCGACGCCCAGCAACAGCAGCTCGTCCCCCAGCGCGATCGCAGTCGCGCCGAACGAACCGACGTTACCGCACGCTTGGAAGCAATTGCCGCAACACTCCCGCCTCAAGAAGCCGACCTCGAGCGCCGCAACCGCGAACTGACGGCTCTCGAACGCGCTCACAGCCATACCGAATGGCAAACCCTACAGGGGCAAATTCGCGCCGGGGAAGCTCGGCTGCAGGAACGCGAGCAGGCGCTTTACTCTGCCGACCAACAAATTCAAGCCCGCCACACCGCCACCGAACACCAGCAAGAGAAATTGCAGGAAGCCCGCGATCGCCTCACCAACCAGCAGCAGCAGCAACAACACCTCCAGCAGCAACAAGTTACTTTGCAACATCAGCAAAGCGAGCTACAGGAGCAGATCGCCCAAACTCAAGCCGATCTCAAACGGCTGTCGCAAGAACTCTGGACTGCAAAGCAAGAGCGCGATCGCGCTGAAGCTGCACTCGCGACCGTGCAGCAACGCGAACGTCAGCTTACCTGGGAGCGCGAGAAGTGTCTCGAAACCCTCGATGCCCATCGTGCCGCCCGCGTCGGACTGGGCGAGCAACTGCAGGCACGTGCTGCCGAACTGCCCGACCCGCTACCGGAGGTTCCACCGATCGCCGACGCAGCCGGCACCGCGATCGCGACCGAGAATGTGCCTGCTCGCCTCGCGGCCCTGCAAGAGCAAATCCGCAGCAACCAAAAACACCTGCAGGCCATGGAGCCGGTTAATATGCTGGCGATCGAGGACTTCGAACGGACGCAAGCTCGCCTGGACGAACTGTCCGGCAAACTCGCCACGCTTGAAGCCGAACGCACCGAGTTATTGCTGCGGATCGAAACATTTACTACCCGGCGGCAGCACGCCTTTCAAGAAGCGTTCGATGCCGTTAACGCTAACTTCCAAACGATATTTGCCGCCCTCTCAGACGGCGACGGTTATTTACAAATTGAAGAGTCGGAAGATAGCAGCCGAGCCGGCCTCACCCTCGTGGCCCACCCTAAAGGCAAACCGGTTCGCAGATTGCATTCCATGTCCGGCGGTGAGAAATCTCTCACCGCGCTGAGCTTTATTTTTGCCCTCCAGCGCTATCGCCCTTCACCCTTCTACGCCTTCGATGAAGTAGACATGTTCCTCGACGGAGCAAACGTAGAGCGGTTGGCTAAAATGATGAGACATCAAGCGCAGCAGGCACAGTTCATTGTCGTCAGCTTGCGCCGCCCGACCATCGAGTCTGCCAACCGCACCATCGGCGTCACGCAAGCTCGTGGGGCACACACCCAGGTTCTGGGACTCAAACTCTAG
- the murC gene encoding UDP-N-acetylmuramate--L-alanine ligase gives MSNLQSVDLSGQPFHFIGVGGIGMSALAYVLAKRQLPVSGSDLRLTHITQRLHAAGAHIFSQQAAKNLEYFSTPSAVESKSSDDQTTDSIQHQQTPAIAMVTPPSKGLPQVICSTAITKENCEYAAAVRQGCKIFHRSDLLAALMSESPRGIAVAGTHGKTTTSSALAYVLLEAGLDPTIVVGGEVDAWDGNAHLGGGEILVAEADESDGSLIKMVPHIGIVTNIELDHPDYFTSLDAVMNIFRTFARQCPTLVGCIDWQTVVDLKPDITYSLDPDRNADYTVTEASYHSWGSTAVVWEYGQSLGPLRLQLLGPHNLSNALAVVATARSLNVEFAAIARGLERFTGTKRRFEIRGEVAGVTLVDDYAHHPSEVRATLAAARLCQVSALTATNRARRVLAIFQPHRYSRTEAFLDEFATSFADADIVITTDIYSAGEPARAICGQTVADAIAAHHPQVHYQPDLEALSVFLVQLLQPGDLVLYLGAGNLNQTIPKAIALLGGDREAA, from the coding sequence ATGTCGAATTTACAATCCGTCGATCTGAGCGGCCAGCCGTTTCACTTCATTGGAGTTGGCGGGATTGGTATGTCCGCGCTGGCCTATGTACTGGCTAAGCGTCAATTGCCCGTATCGGGTTCAGACTTGAGGCTGACCCATATCACTCAGCGCTTGCATGCCGCGGGTGCTCATATTTTCAGCCAGCAAGCCGCAAAAAATCTCGAGTATTTCTCTACCCCGAGCGCGGTCGAGTCAAAGAGTAGCGATGACCAAACTACCGACTCTATCCAGCACCAACAGACGCCGGCGATCGCAATGGTGACACCGCCATCAAAGGGCTTACCCCAGGTGATTTGCTCGACAGCTATTACTAAGGAGAACTGCGAGTACGCTGCTGCAGTACGGCAGGGTTGCAAGATTTTCCATCGCTCTGACTTACTTGCGGCCCTAATGAGTGAATCGCCTCGCGGCATTGCCGTTGCCGGTACTCATGGTAAAACGACTACGAGCAGCGCGCTTGCCTATGTGTTGTTAGAGGCAGGGTTAGATCCAACCATTGTTGTTGGCGGTGAGGTAGATGCGTGGGACGGGAACGCACACCTCGGTGGCGGCGAAATCTTGGTTGCCGAAGCCGACGAATCCGACGGCTCGCTGATTAAGATGGTGCCTCACATCGGCATCGTGACGAACATCGAACTCGACCACCCCGATTACTTCACATCGCTCGATGCGGTGATGAATATTTTTCGTACCTTTGCTCGGCAGTGTCCGACGCTGGTCGGCTGTATTGACTGGCAAACGGTTGTCGATCTGAAACCCGATATCACCTATAGCCTCGATCCCGACCGCAATGCCGACTACACCGTTACTGAAGCCAGCTATCACTCCTGGGGCTCAACAGCGGTAGTTTGGGAATACGGGCAATCTTTGGGTCCGCTCCGGTTGCAGCTGCTCGGTCCTCACAATCTCAGCAATGCGCTGGCGGTAGTCGCGACGGCACGATCGCTGAATGTAGAGTTCGCGGCAATCGCGCGCGGGCTAGAACGCTTCACGGGCACGAAGCGGCGCTTCGAAATCCGCGGTGAAGTCGCGGGCGTGACGCTCGTGGATGACTACGCCCACCATCCCAGTGAAGTGCGGGCAACACTGGCAGCGGCGCGATTGTGTCAAGTTTCCGCTCTGACAGCTACCAACCGCGCTCGGCGCGTGTTAGCCATTTTTCAACCCCATCGTTATAGCCGTACGGAAGCATTTCTCGACGAGTTTGCAACGTCATTCGCCGATGCCGATATTGTCATCACGACTGATATTTACAGTGCTGGAGAACCCGCTCGCGCTATCTGCGGGCAGACAGTGGCCGACGCGATCGCCGCTCACCACCCTCAGGTCCATTATCAGCCGGACCTTGAGGCGCTGAGTGTCTTTTTAGTGCAGTTGCTGCAGCCGGGCGATCTGGTCCTGTATCTCGGTGCCGGTAATCTCAACCAAACTATCCCCAAGGCGATCGCCCTGCTCGGAGGGGATCGCGAAGCTGCCTGA
- the folP gene encoding dihydropteroate synthase gives MTSLPPLVLRDRPFAWGSRTYIMGVLNVTPDSFSDGGEFFNSDAAIAQASQTIAAGVDMVDVGGQSTRPGAEVVALQEELRRVVPIVAAIRAMSSVPISVDTTRAAVAEAAVAAGADLINDVSGATYDTEMLAVAARLHVPIALMHLRGTPATMQSQTDYEDLIGDILEFLRARRAAAIAAGIPPEHLIFDPGIGFAKTAEQNLELLRCIPKLRGLGAPVLVGVSRKSFIGKILNHPNPKDRAWGTAAACTAAIAGGVDILRVHDVAAMTDVARVADAIWRGR, from the coding sequence ATGACCTCTTTGCCGCCGCTCGTGTTGCGCGATCGCCCGTTTGCGTGGGGTAGCCGCACCTACATTATGGGCGTGCTTAACGTCACCCCCGATAGCTTCAGCGATGGCGGAGAGTTTTTCAATTCTGACGCGGCGATCGCGCAAGCCAGTCAGACAATTGCCGCTGGCGTTGACATGGTCGATGTGGGCGGACAATCGACTCGGCCTGGTGCCGAGGTAGTTGCTCTTCAAGAGGAGTTGCGTCGCGTCGTCCCGATTGTCGCAGCCATAAGGGCAATGTCGTCTGTGCCGATTTCCGTAGATACCACGCGGGCGGCTGTCGCCGAAGCAGCCGTTGCCGCTGGCGCCGATCTGATCAATGATGTGTCCGGCGCAACGTATGACACCGAGATGCTTGCCGTAGCAGCGCGACTCCACGTCCCGATCGCGCTGATGCATTTGCGCGGAACGCCGGCAACGATGCAGTCGCAAACAGACTACGAAGACCTCATCGGCGATATTCTCGAGTTTCTTCGCGCTCGCCGGGCAGCAGCAATAGCAGCGGGGATTCCCCCCGAGCACCTGATCTTCGATCCGGGCATTGGCTTCGCAAAAACCGCCGAACAGAATCTGGAACTGCTGCGGTGCATACCGAAGCTACGCGGGTTGGGCGCACCGGTACTTGTCGGCGTTTCGCGCAAGAGCTTCATTGGCAAGATCCTGAACCACCCAAACCCGAAAGACCGCGCGTGGGGCACAGCAGCGGCTTGCACGGCCGCGATCGCTGGCGGTGTTGATATCCTGCGCGTTCACGACGTCGCAGCAATGACAGATGTAGCGCGTGTTGCTGATGCCATTTGGCGAGGTCGATAA